The stretch of DNA taatcgaaattatcctaatttttcctcttagcttattcatttcaaatttgcttacatagtatatcactggatgaatggtttataaatcattttcttatgatgtcattctattttctcttaagaaattgaatggcgcaaatgacaatattcccgacattctagcCTGAagtgatataaatcctcaaccTTAGAATTCCtacttatatatgcttactttaggcgAATTAAACtcagagttagattagtagtggtggtccaagagagaataATAACTCAagatatatttggtataaatttaagtccttgactttaaattttagattccaaatagaaacttttatttcagtttccagaatacaatacagttcaactttcacaagttattaatatccattttctgtcaataaattcaaaatttgtttatgtatggaatatgagtttagtattctgtgagcaggatccacttggactattctgagaactctttattgtaactaaatctaagtcatcaaaagaccataaccattaattatatatctatggcattttcatcttgttcatagtggttttgagaagatcattctctgcaaagagtcaatatgcctatatctacttgaaagtaagatcatttataTTTGAATATGGATGTAcgttcaggggtggatatgagttatcgttaaattcttaaaacgattactctagatttaCCTTAtgctaagaaatttgaaatgtttgagaaatttcatgaatttctagcaatggtggaaaaccattaaggtaagtggttaaagatcttgtgaactgataggggtggagatatatttggtggatatgcagttcaaagatcattaggttgaatttttgaattgtattcaaacttacctccgagaaatttgatttgcatatcgatgatagtataaggtctatgattagttactagcagtttcctaagtccttctagggatataccctagtgataggaaaaattcaaaatgatggaatggttgtgcacttagtgtaaaccattactagattcatggatgacctaatcgtgaTCTTAAGAAAGCTAAAATTGTTAatcaaggtttgcatgtttgatagctattctaagtgattaggggtggaccatcccatagtcattagataagaaagtgtttgtttcaacaaatactacttttctaagaaaatgactaagtctgaaaactaAGTAGAaaaatagaggagatatttttttatcttgattctaaaagtgttctatcatcttatttgaaataagatggtcccactgcctttgttgttttgacacaaccgaagaggttaatacaaTTTAGTGTTCTTAGATaaaaattcacggtaccttgtcgtagtgggagggtttcaaggaactcaccctgttatgacttggaagacaccgaTGATTAAaacccattgttagtttaaacaagtaatggattgtcagaataaggaactaagaagtaaagccaatagaactatggttaaaaccatttatatggaacaaccaaaagttttctattacaaggacaagaaaggaaatttcgttagtaagtctattcaatagacttaacaaaacttcctattcctagtattataggtttgagattatctaaacctatggcttgtggtatgcctgattatttaattactctagtgcaagtaacttactttagtaagatgctcgtgtatttttttttctaatggcaatctatagaagcttctcgacttctagacatagatttcatTTATCTAAGTAGAAGTTTCatctattccagaaaagataaaagccaaagaaagaattccttagaatcaacagtgagtagtctcagatatgctttgttatgcattagaccagacacttgttgttgagtgggagtaaagagcaagtatcagattaatccaggaaaggaacattggaagacaatcaagtaaatcttaagatcaagaagaggaaatatatgttagtcgataagggtggtatttaatactcttagactacaccaaatcagatttctagacttgccttaatGCTATaaagtctactgatgagatggtgattactctgggagtggagtagcgattttggagaagtgtaaaaacctatctgaagtctttaagtctaccagagagactgaatgttaaagttgcagaaaagatacttattcagtctaaggaaagttctatacacttttggcattgtaccaacatttattaactactagtgttacttcctgactaacacagaagtagttgccaaaaagtaaagaatccagtatccctagaggagtagacatatagaggggaatttcacaatatcaaggattttgtgattaaggaaatgtaatggtggaggaaaggttgtattgaatacagcctgtcaaatcctattacggagagaatactacatactacacttgatctggatatcaaggtgttgagattatttgaaatgaactttttgttttatattagtgcaagtgggagtttgttgggttttatgccctaaataaaattcatttcaatataatcagatttactaataataaagatcagaaatcgcattttatgttgcatggttcacatgtttatttcatgattgtttaatgtataaattctagtaagtccagaacatatgtatttgttcatgattatagtatcgtcagcgcagtaaaatataatcatgattatatgttcaaaagtttaatttccatgctttgtcagttcactggatttagattggcatgataatatgtgataggtatacttacaccttggataagtgttatgttctttccaggacattgacaaagtttaccagtatcggatgtatggagtatacattggaagggaccgatatttatcttagataagatatcataaacttactgttatatctttctaagtcaatatcaatggttgatcttaggtctatggatcttaatcctgacatggttaggttcgatctcaagagtgttatttatgctctttgatttgttagttaagcctaccttttggtctgggtgatacgtacattttgggaacatgatagtacaattgagtgggagcgctaattatagatatggaatctatagcttctatatggacatagaagtgaaacgatgatttccttcgagcttggctgaatagagataaatgattgagatctcattttagtaattatattagtttactgaaatatcatttatatgtagctaagtgttttaaggataaaataaattgaagggtagaacggtaaatttgtccctattcagtgtagatcatctatagaggatccttgaccattaggattgtaacaatggataatcataacgtatctatatcgtggtacatatagagcgttctatatagctgagtgTGTactcaattccaagttctatagtggttcaatgaggaattaataagttagggaatttacttggtaaattctagatctacttattgaaagctcggttatataggttcatggtcccctcactagttgagaaaaTACTGCTTCctgactcagttaattgattttaattaatcaattataattctaaaattagactatgtcttatttatgaattttcactaagcaatggcttaattatgaagaaaacagattttggggtcaatttgttaattaagagagtttgtatggtctaattaataaattacattaatgacaattttatttagtaattaattatgattattaaataaataattttggcatttataagtttgaattggaaaatatgatattattgaaaagaagaataagtggttgagataaagtggtaaaattgtaactagaaagtggTCCACTTATGTGTACGACACTTAAGtttattttgcccaatattttattcttttttaattcatataattCAGCCATAagtcctagttgaaacactataaaaggaacatgatactctcactcatcaaatttttgtaaacttgactattcaaccaaagctagatgagagagttccttctatagagatttcacctccttcattgttcttctccTACTTCGGCCTATAGTGAATGAGTGTCGTGCCCACACAAAGCAAGTCAAGtaatcaatcatagtgagtaagacggtggtaaccaaacccgaaggagagaaagagatccaagttcagatcttgataatgctctgctacaaaaaggaatcaagggctagagatcttgaacggaaggagtcattatattccgctgcaaccaatataaggtttttcttaacccttatgtgtttatttcattattttagaaaattcatatttaggatgttaattcaacatacttgttagtaaatctagatcctggtaaaatattcctaaCAGAAACCTGTTTGAATTAATATTGGGTGAACAATTCATGGTTTTTTTGATAAAACATGGGATTGAAATTGACGTATCATTGAACACTGCACTCACCGATATGCATATGAAATGTGGCGATGAAGCAACAGTAATGAATCTATTTGAGAGTTATTCTAATAAGGAATAATGTGATCTCATAAAATGCCATAATTGCTAACCTTGAGAAATAACCAAGGTGAGAAATGTCATTTACTTTTCATCCATATGCTAAGAAGTGGAACCTAACAATGTCACGATTATGAACATATTTCTTCATTCACACATCTTGTGACTCTAACTCAAGGACAATGATTGCATGCTTATGCAATGAGGAGAAAACTCTCTTTTTACAACAATTGTCTCTTGCAAATGCATTTGCGACAGTGCATGAAAGATGCATGAATTTaccaagaaaaaatatcatcaCATGTAATGCCTTGATAGACAAGATTCTATGCATTTTTAAagatgatagaaaatggtttgAGCCCGAATGTTCTAACTTTTACTACTTGATGTTTTTTCATACAATAGTTAATGATTTCTAGATAAATTTGGAGCTTGTTGACTATGGTTTTATGGTTGATCTTTCCCGTTGAGGTTGGTTAAACGAAGCTATACAATTTATTGAGTCCATTCCTATCGAAGCAGATGCGTCGTTGTGGAAGGCTTTGCTCAGTGCTTGTCAACTTGATTCTGATATAAAGTTAGCTGCTACTATATTTGAGAAACTTGTTGAGTTAGAACCCATGAATGATGGAAATTACATATTGTTATCTAATATCTATGTTGCAGCAGCTCTTATGCTAAAAGTAAGAAAGATAAGGTCGTTGCTCCAAGAAAAAGGATTGAAGAAGTCCCTCAATCAAGTTCGATTGTTGTTTATAATTAAGTACATTCTTTTGtgggataagttgaaaaatctcttttttgtatccattaatgaaaaataccatcatattatatttcattaaaatatactCACTTTTGTGAGTGGGTTGCCCAATGTATTATCGCTTTCTACTTAAGTCTAatacataatttacattaatctAAAGAGTATAATGaagacatcatctataaaagtagGTATATCTAaaagaatattaaaataaaagtaaaaattaaaacagataaaataaactaggtatataatgtaattttttctttttttctttttttttttttttttttgcagctgGCAAGACATCATATTCTCTTCCAAAAAAATATCTATGCCAATTTGTGTTCTTTAACTACTTAATCAGAGAAAATTGATATACATTTGATTCCATATGGCTTTTATATGAAAAAGAGGATTAGTTttggtttcaaaaaaaaaaaaaagagagagagaattagTTTTTAAATTGGTTTTATATGAAGATATTAGAGAAtctcacattgctaatgtgtgaaaagataatagaatatataagagaAATGGACTACTCCTCCCGTTACCCCATTCAGCTTattcctaaattctaacaagaagaagaggaggattAGTTTTAACAATCTCTATTACGCCTCTCAAAGACTAAAGCAAATAAGAATATTAGACTAAAACATTTCTCCGTGTTTAAGATTCCATGTGTAAGAAATAAGATACAACTCTCCCAAAGTTTCCATACCAATGAGGATAAACATAAGGTGAACTGGGTATTACCAGAAGTTGGTTTCAAACTCCACACGTGTCTAATTAACTTCAATAAATAGGACCATCAAATTCAAAGATATCACCAAACATATTTTGATTAGTCCCCGTATATTTAATAGGAAAATTTACATTCCAGTACTTTAATTTCattctttttacaaaaatatggtgtTGTCATTTTTATATCAAAGTGTACCGTTTTGGGTACTGTTTTCAATTTAATtcactttttttaaatttttttttaaaaaaaaaaaaaaactgactgGGACGTGTGTGATGTGTGCTGACGTCATCACATCACGTCCTTCACGTCTTCCATTTTTTGCAGACTTCAACTGTTCACGCGCCTTATTGTTTGCATTTGTAATTCAAATTGCAGTCGGTTTTAAAGATTTATAatcattattttcttttatttttattttatattttaccatttttatggttttttaagtgtttgtataaataggtaaagtttgtttataaatatacattttgaGTTTTAGTTGCTCTGTTTTCCTTTTATGCAGAGTATATGGGTTAGGGTTTCATCTTCTTGGGGTGGTTTATTTTCGTGTTAGTAAGAGTGTTTGAGTGCATCATTTTCGTTTATTGCCTTGTTCTTATCATCTGTAAACCTAAAAAATGGTTAAAACTCGTTCTTCAATTTCTCCTTCGCATTCTGTAAAGATAGCTGCTGATAAGAAGAAAATGGAAAATGTTTCTGATGATGGAGATCGTGATGATTCTGATCATTCTGGTGGATCTGGTGGATCATCTGATGGTAGTCGTGGCTCTGCATTGCAAACCAAGAGAAAAAGAGTTGTTGAGAAAGTGAAGAAGGAAGATGTTCGAAATGTGAAAAAGATGAAGCAAGTTGCTGAAGATTTGCCTGAGGATTATGATAGTGAAGACTTGGAGGTTGAAGTTCGTAATGATTTGAaggtatttttatgatttttaattttttatttggtttacaatttttagggatttatctttttttttagattttatagtttattgttATATGTTTTGAAATGTTTTTGATGtttgtttgtaatttttttttagtttatatggTAGTCAgtttttatttgtgttttttttctatgttgttcatgttttgttattttcatgatattgttatctatcttttttattataggtttgattatttgtttttaggttactgtttatgtgtttttttagtttatttgttaatttttttcgattttgtttatttaggttatgtttaagtttattgtgtttatttttgtatgtttatggtttattttagtgttttaggTATTTGAtgggtatttttcttgtttactATGGAAAGTTTTGGTTTACAAATATGTTATATGTTTTGTTTATtataggttttgatgatttgtTTTTAGGTTACTGTTATtggttttttagtttatttgttaattttttttcgattttgtttatttaggttatgtttaagtttattgtgtttatttttgtatgtttatGGTTTATTATAGTGTTTTAGGTATTTGATGGGTATTTTTTCTTGTTTACAATGGAAAGTTTTGGTTTACAAATTTAAATGATTATTGTATACTGTGCAGTTGTTTCTTGGCGTTTATTTATAGTTTAATGTGTGGATTTCCTTGTATATCATTTTGTTTTTACAGGAATGGGATTTATATTTCAAGCCTGGTGAAAAGATTCAGGGAAAAGTGATGTTATTCCCTAATCAAGATAACATTGTTGTCAAAAATATTAATTCCAAGTTGACTAAAGATCAACGTAAGTTGTTTCGTGGTACTAGTTTTGGTTATTTTTTAGATAGTCATCCTGTTGGTTTTCAGTCTCAACTAGTTCATAATGCCTTACATAGGGAGGTATattagaaaaatgaaaaagaaatgtgGTTTAAGTTTGGTGATGAGAATTTCAGATTCAGTTTAGCTAAGTTTGCTGTTGTTTCTGGTTTACTGTGTGTTGGTGATGCTGATTTGACTAAGTATACACACAGAGAAAATGCTTTTGTTGATCGATATTTTTGTGATAAGACAGTGACTGTTAGTGCTGTTGAGCATAGGTTTATGTATAGTGATTTCAAGTCAGATGAGTATGCTGTGAAGATGGTTGTTTTGTACCTTGTTACTAATTGTTTGATTAGTAGTGTTTACTCAAAAAAAGTTCCTGTTGAGATTCTGAACATAATTGGGGTTGATGAGTATGGTAGTTTCCCATGGGGTATACCAGTGTTTGAATTAACTTTGCACAATTTAAAGATTGGTCTGAGGGGTGTTATTAAGGGAAAAGGTGTTTCTAAGCCTCTTGCTAAGGTTAAAGGGAAACATTTGGAAAAGGGTCCTCGCTCTTATAAACTTCCTGGTTTACCTTTTGCATTCTTGGTTTGGTTGTATGAAACCATTCCTTTGTGCTTGAAGGCTCGGTTTTGTTCCTATGATTCTGGTAAACCATATAGGTATTGTACATTGAAGAGTATTGGAAATCCAAATTCAAGTGAAGTTGAGAAGAAAGTTCTATCTTCAAATaaggtattttatatattttgtaaattgtttatttgttgtttttattatattttgtaaactaattatttttttgttttgctaGCTGAAAGGAAAAAATATTGTGCCTACTGAAAATGAAAGGAATGGTTTATTGGTCCTTACTGGAATGGAGTTTATTGGCCGAGAACAGTCAGATGATGACTTTGATGATGTTCCATTGTCAAAGTTTAATGTTGATAGAGTTGGATCTTCTGGTGTACAGAAGGAGTTTACTGGTGGTTTTGATGTCGATGGTGTGATGCGTAAGATGAAGGATTTTGTTTCTAGGCAAAAGAAGACTGATGAGTCTATTGAAGTATTGGATAAGGTGTTGGAGGGTAGATTCAAGGAGTTGCAGTTAAGTCTTCAGTCGTATATTGACTCAAAGATCAGTGAAggcttggttttttttttatggaattgAAGTTTAATGAGTTGAAGGAAgctattgaaaataaaaaatttctaaagatgGAAATGATAGTCCTGATGAGAGTGATGGCAAGGTTGGTTTTTtgattatgtttatttattagtttatttcatgcttctttttttttcatatgttgttttgattttttttttttttttttttgcaagaatGATGATTTAAATGATGAAGTTTTTGGTGTGAAAAATCAAGATGCAATTGAAACTGTTGGACTCGATGAGAATATTCAATATACTCaggttatttttgttttgtaaacTAGTATATTGTTTAttgtttattgtttttgtttgaatattttttgtttattttattaatgtttttattgtttaatgggtttattattttttttttgtaggttTTTAATGATGATGCTCCTTCATTTGATATTATGAGTTTTATTTCTAGTAAACCTGAATGGTTTactgaagaaaaaaagaatactGATAAATTGAATGATGAAGAACAGGTTGTTGATGATCATGGCCTTTTTAAGGATGTTGTTAAAAAATCTAAGGAGGATAAAGATGATGGTGGAGATGACCAggcaagtttatttatttttaggtttttcaTTATTTAGATGATTTGTTACTTTGTTGTTTTTTGTCTCTgtcaaatgttctttatttttgttttgtatatTTACAGGGTTTGGGGGGTGGTGATGCTGTTAAAGCTATTGGTTCAGATGAGACAAATAAAGACAATGTTGAGGGAAATAATATTGAAGAAGCAAAAGATGTTGCAGATGGGAGTAATAAAGATAATGTTGAGGGTAGAGCAGTTGATGTAGATGGAAGTGTAAATGATGTTGAAGGTGTTGCTAGTAAGGGAAAGTTGTTTGATAGTCAAGGAACTGAGGATAGTATCACTGTGTCTGCTTTGGAGATTATAAATGAAAAGATTGATGCTTATGAGGGAAGCATTAAAAAGGTTTgtcatttttttgtttattgtatactttttttatttagtttagtTTATATTATGAATCATTTTgtcatgtttaattatttttattttttgtttttaggatAAGTCTTTAAATAAATTAGGGGCAACAAATGTTGATGTTTTATCTACCTATGGTTTAGACAAGGTTTGTTtacttttttgttattcttgttTATGTTCTGAGTATTGATTTTGGTTTACTATgtttgaatataatttttttttttttgcatgatATTTAAGACTGATGTTGTTGGTGCTAAGAAGAACCATGGTTCTCAAGAAAGTTTTTTTGTATCTACCATGGAGGTTGTTAATGATCATTTGGTTTCCTATGAAGACAGTTTGAAaaatgtttctttttattttatttatgttatttggtagtttgatttttttttttcttttcacttccttattttatttgtttgcaATTGTTTTGAATGCTAGGGAAAATCTATAAAATTGGAGGAAACAACTCCTACAGTTGGAAATAGAGAGAAGAAACCTAGTTCTGTATACAACAGTCTGTATACCACAGAATTTGGTTCAGGCAGTATTGGTAAACCAAAAGGTGGACGTCCTGGATCATGTGTTTTTGGCTTTGGCTTTTTCAATGTGATTGATGATGTGCAAGCTAAATCTTTTGATTAGTGGTTTAAGATTGGGTTTAATGATAAAAACAAAGTGAAGAAGTTTAAAGAATATCATAGGAAGCTTAAGGTTCCATTGGATTTTGTGGTTTGTTAAATCGACGATAAGATGTGGTTCTATGATTTGCTTACTGTTGGGAAGAACTTGTCATGCTCGGTTAGtgtgttattatatttttttttttttgtttattgtatACTTTTTCTATGTATTTGTTTATAACTTtggattgttttatgtttattGCAGCATATTGATGTTTGTTTCTACTATAAAGAAGTTAAAGTATGACCAGTCTGTGAAAATTTCTGGTAACACTACTGATTGCTTCTTTGCTTCTCAAATTTTCGATTTATATAATGAGTTTGTTGCAAGTGGTGAAAATGTTGATTTGATTAAGAAGGATTCTAAGGCAGCTGCATACATAGCGGGGTTTTATATGTTATGCTATAAACCCTGGGTTGAGCTAAATTTCGTTCTAATGCGTGTTAACGTGATTGTTCTTGCTCATTGGATATTGTGTATTCTTGACATTAAGATGAGATGCTTAAAAGTATTAAATTCTATGAGGTTTGTGAGGTACAAGAACAACTCAGAGAGTTTTGTTCGTGCATTTGCTGTAATAATTCATATCTTACTGTCACATGTTAATTTCTATGAGGGAGAAAAGATATTGACAGGAGTAGTAAGCACTGGCAAGGTAAAAAAGATACTGATGCGTTTGATATTGTCGTGGTTGATAATTTTCCACAACAAGAAGATAGGTAActatctttgtttttttttatatatataattatgattctatgttattgtttattttttgttatctgacAATTGTTATGGGTTTATTTTGTGATGTAGTGATTGTGGTGTTTTTGTCATAAAGTATGCTCATTTCTTTATGCATGGATTTATTGATAAGATTCCTAAGAAGTTGGACATTGCATTCACTCGTAAGAAGTTGTGTGTTGATCTGTTTGTTCATGCAAAGAAGAAGGAGTTGGGTGGGTACGAGTCTACTTCGCAGAAGCCAAGAAGGATGCCATAGATTTCTGTAATAGAACAACATGTTGGATTCTTAGTTTACATTTTTTTGaactttatgtgtatttttatgtcatgttgttttgtttttaggttTATGTTTGTGTTTGTTTAAGTAACTGTTTGGAACAGTAATATTTTAGGAGACTCTTgcctattttaattttgaagtaACCTTTTGGTTTACTGGCACAGTATGTTTGCAGTTTTTTATGTTGTGTATTTCTGTGAGACAATATGTTAATCTTTTGGATTTAGAAATTAGTTTTAGTGTTCTGGCTTTTTTTTATGtgatatttgtttaattttgtttgatctTATAAACCAATGACATTTATGTATACCATTATAAGTGGCATAAACCAATGTGATGGTTTATTAACCATTAAAatggttgtaaattaattacagTTAGTAACTGTACATATATTTGGTCACTTGTTATTTTTAACATATTATTTCATATAGAGGAGGCAAAAAAAAACTTACTTGAATCTAAGCGAATTGTAATCATTTTATTAAAAGTTGGTATTAATACATTGAAAAGCTTTATCAACTAACAATTATCATTGTAAACTGTTTTTGTATACTGTCTATTTAGTAACCATGTTTGATGTTTACatcaacatttatttattttacttctAGATCTTatgatctttttctttttcttggtgGTTTTAGTACTGGGTCATTTTTACATGATCTTTTGTTGTGTCCTTTTTGGCGACATTGACCGCATACCACTTGTGCTTTTGCTTCAAGTCCATTTTTGTATCGTTGTTTCTTTGGTCTTCCGGCATCTCTCTTATGTTTAGGTGGGAGGactacaatattttttattaaatctggTATATTCCATAATGTTGCCTCACCTAATGGGAGTATACTGTCTTCATATGTTGCCATAAAAGCTTCTTTCGTGTAGTAGTATGAGCAATATTTGTAGCAAGACATGTTCCTTTTGCTTAGTACAACCATTGCATGAGAGCAAGGCATTTCATCATATTCAAATCATTGGCAGCTGTATGTTTTGTTCTCAAAGTTTACTATGTGAGATCTGTTGTTGTCGTGTACTTGGTATACCAGAAGATTTGATGTTTCAACCTGTATTAATCAAGTAAACCATTATTAAGTTTACAACAAAGTAAATATGTTTGTaagcaatttttatttttctgtatatataaTTACCTTGTACTTTAAACTCATATCTCTTTGTTTCTTTAATGTTTTTTCAGGTATTTTTGCCAGTGTTGTTGTAGTTTTTTGGGCTCTATTCTTGTTTTCCCAATACCATCTTTGCACCAATGAATGTAGGCATTCTAGTAGAGTTAAGATGGGTAGGTCTCTTACTGCTTTCAAGGCTGCATTGACTGATTCGGCCATATTTGATGTCATTATTTTGTATCTCCTGTTCATGCCATATAGTCTTGTCCACTTTTCGACACCAATTTTATTCACCAAGTAATCTCTTATTCTTACATCTATATTGTCCAAGTCTTGCATGCTCTTTTCAAAATCTTCTATGTTGTAAGCTTTAGATGCACTATTAAATGCAATCTTGAGCTCATCACCTcct from Cannabis sativa cultivar Pink pepper isolate KNU-18-1 chromosome 2, ASM2916894v1, whole genome shotgun sequence encodes:
- the LOC133034980 gene encoding uncharacterized protein LOC133034980, with translation MVKTRSSISPSHSVKIAADKKKMENVSDDGDRDDSDHSGGSGGSSDGSRGSALQTKRKRVVEKVKKEDVRNVKKMKQVAEDLPEDYDSEDLEVEVRNDLKEWDLYFKPGEKIQGKVMLFPNQDNIVVKNINSKLTKDQRKLFRGTSFGYFLDSHPVGFQSQLVHNALHREVY
- the LOC133034338 gene encoding uncharacterized protein LOC133034338; the encoded protein is MKFKKGGDELKIAFNSASKAYNIEDFEKSMQDLDNIDVRIRDYLVNKIGVEKWTRLYGMNRRYKIMTSNMAESVNAALKAVRDLPILTLLECLHSLVQRWYWENKNRAQKTTTTLAKIPEKTLKKQRDMSLKYKVETSNLLVYQVHDNNRSHIVNFENKTYSCQ